One stretch of Bacteroidota bacterium DNA includes these proteins:
- a CDS encoding pseudouridine synthase yields the protein MVGVASRRAAEEMIANGEVELNGTVVKELGTKVNPQNDVVKVNGQTYSLAQKLVYILLHKPKDFITTASDEKGRRTVLDIVNIRERIYPIGRLDRQTTGVLLLTNDGMLANKLMHPSSEVIKTYNVSLDKGLDVVHAQKLASGVFLEDGKTAPAELEIIPGTKSREVIIHIHEGKNRQVRRMFESFGYEIERLHRSEYAGLNVHGLQRGMWRYLTDKEIKHLKSVVLPTTIIHKSDK from the coding sequence ATGGTCGGAGTTGCATCTCGCCGTGCAGCGGAAGAAATGATCGCCAATGGTGAAGTGGAACTGAACGGCACTGTCGTAAAAGAACTCGGAACAAAGGTGAACCCGCAGAATGATGTTGTGAAAGTAAACGGTCAAACGTATTCTCTTGCACAAAAGCTGGTGTACATCCTGCTCCACAAACCCAAAGATTTTATTACCACAGCAAGCGATGAAAAAGGGAGACGTACTGTCCTCGATATCGTCAATATCCGTGAACGTATTTATCCTATTGGTCGTTTGGACAGACAAACAACCGGTGTTCTGTTGCTGACAAATGATGGAATGCTTGCCAACAAATTGATGCATCCTTCCAGTGAAGTGATTAAAACGTACAATGTGTCCCTGGATAAAGGTCTGGATGTTGTTCACGCCCAAAAACTTGCCAGCGGTGTTTTTCTTGAGGATGGGAAAACAGCACCCGCTGAATTAGAAATTATCCCAGGCACAAAAAGTCGAGAAGTAATCATCCATATCCATGAAGGAAAGAACCGACAGGTGCGAAGAATGTTTGAATCATTTGGCTATGAAATTGAGCGTTTGCATCGGTCAGAATATGCGGGATTGAATGTGCATGGACTTCAACGGGGAATGTGGCGCTATTTAACGGATAAAGAAATAAAACATTTAAAAAGTGTAGTACTGCCAACCACCATCATTCACAAATCAGATAAGTAA